In Salarias fasciatus chromosome 2, fSalaFa1.1, whole genome shotgun sequence, one genomic interval encodes:
- the rbmx gene encoding RNA-binding motif protein, X chromosome, which translates to MAEADRPGKLFIGGLNTETTEKALEQYFSKYGRIVEVLLMKDRETNKSRGFAFVTFESPADAKDAAREMNGKSLDGKPIKVEQATKPQFESGGRRGPPPMHSRTRGPPRGPRGSRGGPGGMRGPPSRDYYDNSGSMDPFFKGMSSRGPPPMKRGPPVRNGGPPPKRSAPSGPMSRPPMSRDRDPYGPPPPRRDSMMSRRDDYPSPRDDHYNSKDSYSSRDYNSRDSRDYGPPPRDYSYREYSNSSSRDDYGSMSRGYSDRDSYGGGREPRGYMDRPSGGSYRESYDGYGNSRSAPPSRGPPPSYGGSSGSSRYDDYGSSSRDGYGSRDSYPSSRSDQYPPSRGDRMGRQERGPAPPADRGYPPRDSGYSSSSRGGPRGGRGGNRVDRGMARSRY; encoded by the exons ATGGCAGAGGCAGACCGACCGGGGAAGCTCTTCATCGGGGGCCTCAACACGGAGACAACCGAGAAGGCCCTGGAGCAGTACTTCAGCAAATATGGCCGAATAGTAGAAg TTCTTCTGATGAAAGATCGTGAAACTAACAAGTCCAGAGGGTTTGCATTTGTCACTTTTGAAAGTCCTGCAGATGCAAAGGATGCAGCAAGAGAGATGAATGGAAAG TCTCTTGATGGCAAGCCTATCAAAGTGGAGCAAGCTACAAAGCCTCAGTTTGAGAGTGGTGGGAGACGGGGACCTCCACCCATGCACTCCCGGACTCGTGGTCCTCCCAGAGGACCCCGTGGTTCAAGAGGAGGCCCCGGTGGCATGAGGGGCCCGCCATCCAGAG attactATGATAATTCAGGAAGCATGGACCCCTTCTTCAAGGGGATGTCGTCCAGGGGCCCACCTCCAATGAAGCGAGGACCCCCAGTTCGCAATGGAGGCCCTCCACCCAAGAGGTCCGCCCCATCTGGGCCCATGAGCAGAC ctccCATGTCAAGGGACAGGGATCCTTATGGACCACCGCCACCTCGCAGAGACTCCATGATGTCCAGAAGGGATGATTATCCGTCGCCGAGAGATGACCATTACAACTCAAAAGACAG CTACTCCAGTCGGGATTATAATTCCAGAGATTCAAGGGACTACGGGCCTCCCCCCAGAGACTATTCCTACAGAGAATATTCTAACTCCAGCTCCCGAGATGACTATGGCTCAATGTCAAGAGGATACAG TGACCGTGACAGTTACGGAGGAGGCCGGGAACCAAGAGGCTACATGGACCGTCCCAGTGGTGGCTCCTACCGAGAGTCGTATGATGGCTACG GTAACTCTCGCAGCGCCCCGCCCTCACGGGGTCCCCCACCATCCTATGGTGGGAGCAGTGGAAGCAGTCGTTACGATGACTATGGCAGCAGTTCCCGGGATGGCTATGGCAGTCGTGACAGTTACCCCAGCAGTCGGAGTGACCAATATCCACCTAGCCGTGGAGACCGAATGGGCAGGCAGGAGAGGGGCCCGGCCCCCCCTGCCGACAGAGGCTACCCTCCCCGTGACTCGGGCTACAGCAGCTCGAGCCGCGGAGGGCCAcgcggcggccgcggcggcaATCGAGTCGATAGGGGAATGGCTCGCAGCAGATACTGA